Proteins encoded by one window of Arabidopsis thaliana chromosome 2, partial sequence:
- a CDS encoding GRAS family transcription factor (GRAS family transcription factor; CONTAINS InterPro DOMAIN/s: Transcription factor GRAS (InterPro:IPR005202); BEST Arabidopsis thaliana protein match is: SCARECROW-like 14 (TAIR:AT1G07530.1); Has 4860 Blast hits to 2426 proteins in 308 species: Archae - 0; Bacteria - 15; Metazoa - 0; Fungi - 0; Plants - 4833; Viruses - 0; Other Eukaryotes - 12 (source: NCBI BLink).) — protein sequence MGSYSAGFPGSLDWFDFPGLGNGSYLNDQPLLDIGSVPPPLDPYPQQNLASADADFSDSVLKYISQVLMEEDMEDKPCMFHDALSLQAAEKSLYEALGEKYPVDDSDQPLTTTTSLAQLVSSPGGSSYASSTTTTSSDSQWSFDCLENNRPSSWLQTPIPSNFIFQSTSTRASSGNAVFGSSFSGDLVSNMFNDTDLALQFKKGMEEASKFLPKSSQLVIDNSVPNRLTGKKSHWREEEHLTEERSKKQSAIYVDETDELTDMFDNILIFGEAKEQPVCILNESFPKEPAKASTFSKSPKGEKPEASGNSYTKETPDLRTMLVSCAQAVSINDRRTADELLSRIRQHSSSYGDGTERLAHYFANSLEARLAGIGTQVYTALSSKKTSTSDMLKAYQTYISVCPFKKIAIIFANHSIMRLASSANAKTIHIIDFGISDGFQWPSLIHRLAWRRGSSCKLRITGIELPQRGFRPAEGVIETGRRLAKYCQKFNIPFEYNAIAQKWESIKLEDLKLKEGEFVAVNSLFRFRNLLDETVAVHSPRDTVLKLIRKIKPDVFIPGILSGSYNAPFFVTRFREVLFHYSSLFDMCDTNLTREDPMRVMFEKEFYGREIMNVVACEGTERVERPESYKQWQARAMRAGFRQIPLEKELVQKLKLMVESGYKPKEFDVDQDCHWLLQGWKGRIVYGSSIWVPL from the coding sequence TCTAGACCCATATCCTCAACAGAATCTTGCTTCTGCGGATGCTGATTTCTCTGATTCTGTTTTGAAGTACATAAGCCAAGTTCTTATGGAAGAGGACATGGAAGATAAGCCTTGTATGTTTCATGATGCTTTATCTCTTCAAGCAGCTGAGAAGTCTCTCTATGAAGCTCTCGGCGAGAAGTACCCGGTTGATGATTCTGATCAGCCTCTGACTACTACTACTAGCCTTGCTCAATTGGTTAGTAGTCCTGGTGGTTCTTCTTATGCTTCAAGCACCACAACCACTTCCTCTGATTCACAATGGAGTTTTGATTGTTTGGAGAATAATAGGCCTTCTTCTTGGTTGCAGACACCGATCCCGAGTAACTTCATTTTTCAGTCTACATCTACTAGAGCCAGTAGCGGTAACGCGGTTTTCGGGTCAAGTTTTAGCGGTGATTTGGTTTCTAATATGTTTAATGATACTGACTTGGCGTTACAATTCAAGAAAGGGATGGAGGAAGCTAGTAAATTCCTTCCTAAGAGCTCTCAGTTGGTTATAGATAACTCTGTTCCTAACAGATTAACCGGAAAGAAGAGCCATTGGCGCGAAGAAGAACATTTGACTGAAGAAAGAAGTAAGAAACAATCTGCTATTTATGTTGATGAAACTGATGAGCTTACTGATATGTTTGACAATATTCTGATATTTGGCGAGGCTAAGGAACAACCTgtatgcattcttaacgagaGTTTCCCTAAGGAACCTGCGAAAGCTTCAACGTTTAGTAAGAGTCCTAAAGGCGAAAAACCGGAAGCTAGTGGTAACAGTTATACAAAAGAGACACCTGATTTGAGGACAATGCTGGTTTCTTGTGCTCAAGCTGTTTCGATTAACGATCGTAGAACTGCTGACGAGCTGTTAAGTCGGATAAGGCAACATTCTTCATCTTACGGCGATGGAACAGAGAGATTGGCTCATTATTTTGCTAACAGTCTTGAAGCACGTTTGGCTGGGATAGGTACACAGGTTTATACTGCCTTGTCTTCCAAGAAAACATCTACTTCTGACATGTTGAAAGCTTATCAGACATATATATCAGTCTGTCCGTTCAAGAAAATCGCAATCATATTCGCCAACCATAGTATTATGCGGTTGGCTTCAAGTGCTAATGCCAAAACCATCCACATCATAGATTTTGGAATATCTGATGGTTTCCAGTGGCCTTCTCTGATTCATCGACTTGCTTGGAGACGTGGTTCATCTTGTAAGCTTCGGATAACCGGTATAGAGTTGCCTCAACGTGGTTTTAGACCAGCCGAGGGAGTTATTGAGACTGGTCGTCGCTTGGCTAAGTATTGTCAGAAGTTCAATATTCCGTTTGAGTACAATGCGATTGCGCAGAAATGGGAATCAATCAAGTTGGAGGACTTGAAGCTAAAAGAAGGCGAGTTTGTTGCGGTAAACTCTTTATTTCGGTTTAGGAATCTTCTAGATGAGACGGTGGCAGTGCATAGCCCGAGAGATACGGTTTTGAAGCTGATAAGGAAGATAAAGCCAGACGTGTTCATCCCCGGGATCCTCAGCGGATCCTACAACGCGCCTTTCTTTGTCACGAGGTTTAGAGAAGTTCTGTTTCATTACTCATCTCTGTTTGACATGTGTGACACGAATCTAACACGGGAAGATCCAATGAGGGTTATGTTTGAGAAAGAGTTCTATGGGCGGGAGATCATGAACGTGGTGGCGTGTGAGGGGACGGAGAGAGTGGAGAGGCCAGAGAGTTATAAGCAGTGGCAGGCGAGGGCGATGAGAGCCGGGTTTAGACAGATTCCGCTGGAGAAGGAACTAGTTCAGAAACTGAAGTTGATGGTGGAAAGTGGATACAAACCCAAAGAGTTTGATGTTGATCAAGATTGTCACTGGTTGCTTCAGGGCTGGAAAGGTAGAATTGTATACGGTTCATCTATTTGGGTTCCTTTGTAG
- a CDS encoding GRAS family transcription factor produces the protein MGSYSAGFPGSLDWFDFPGLGNGSYLNDQPLLDIGSVPPPLDPYPQQNLASADADFSDSVLKYISQVLMEEDMEDKPCMFHDALSLQAAEKSLYEALGEKYPVDDSDQPLTTTTSLAQLTPIPSNFIFQSTSTRASSGNAVFGSSFSGDLVSNMFNDTDLALQFKKGMEEASKFLPKSSQLVIDNSVPNRLTGKKSHWREEEHLTEERSKKQSAIYVDETDELTDMFDNILIFGEAKEQPVCILNESFPKEPAKASTFSKSPKGEKPEASGNSYTKETPDLRTMLVSCAQAVSINDRRTADELLSRIRQHSSSYGDGTERLAHYFANSLEARLAGIGTQVYTALSSKKTSTSDMLKAYQTYISVCPFKKIAIIFANHSIMRLASSANAKTIHIIDFGISDGFQWPSLIHRLAWRRGSSCKLRITGIELPQRGFRPAEGVIETGRRLAKYCQKFNIPFEYNAIAQKWESIKLEDLKLKEGEFVAVNSLFRFRNLLDETVAVHSPRDTVLKLIRKIKPDVFIPGILSGSYNAPFFVTRFREVLFHYSSLFDMCDTNLTREDPMRVMFEKEFYGREIMNVVACEGTERVERPESYKQWQARAMRAGFRQIPLEKELVQKLKLMVESGYKPKEFDVDQDCHWLLQGWKGRIVYGSSIWVPL, from the exons TCTAGACCCATATCCTCAACAGAATCTTGCTTCTGCGGATGCTGATTTCTCTGATTCTGTTTTGAAGTACATAAGCCAAGTTCTTATGGAAGAGGACATGGAAGATAAGCCTTGTATGTTTCATGATGCTTTATCTCTTCAAGCAGCTGAGAAGTCTCTCTATGAAGCTCTCGGCGAGAAGTACCCGGTTGATGATTCTGATCAGCCTCTGACTACTACTACTAGCCTTGCTCAATTG ACACCGATCCCGAGTAACTTCATTTTTCAGTCTACATCTACTAGAGCCAGTAGCGGTAACGCGGTTTTCGGGTCAAGTTTTAGCGGTGATTTGGTTTCTAATATGTTTAATGATACTGACTTGGCGTTACAATTCAAGAAAGGGATGGAGGAAGCTAGTAAATTCCTTCCTAAGAGCTCTCAGTTGGTTATAGATAACTCTGTTCCTAACAGATTAACCGGAAAGAAGAGCCATTGGCGCGAAGAAGAACATTTGACTGAAGAAAGAAGTAAGAAACAATCTGCTATTTATGTTGATGAAACTGATGAGCTTACTGATATGTTTGACAATATTCTGATATTTGGCGAGGCTAAGGAACAACCTgtatgcattcttaacgagaGTTTCCCTAAGGAACCTGCGAAAGCTTCAACGTTTAGTAAGAGTCCTAAAGGCGAAAAACCGGAAGCTAGTGGTAACAGTTATACAAAAGAGACACCTGATTTGAGGACAATGCTGGTTTCTTGTGCTCAAGCTGTTTCGATTAACGATCGTAGAACTGCTGACGAGCTGTTAAGTCGGATAAGGCAACATTCTTCATCTTACGGCGATGGAACAGAGAGATTGGCTCATTATTTTGCTAACAGTCTTGAAGCACGTTTGGCTGGGATAGGTACACAGGTTTATACTGCCTTGTCTTCCAAGAAAACATCTACTTCTGACATGTTGAAAGCTTATCAGACATATATATCAGTCTGTCCGTTCAAGAAAATCGCAATCATATTCGCCAACCATAGTATTATGCGGTTGGCTTCAAGTGCTAATGCCAAAACCATCCACATCATAGATTTTGGAATATCTGATGGTTTCCAGTGGCCTTCTCTGATTCATCGACTTGCTTGGAGACGTGGTTCATCTTGTAAGCTTCGGATAACCGGTATAGAGTTGCCTCAACGTGGTTTTAGACCAGCCGAGGGAGTTATTGAGACTGGTCGTCGCTTGGCTAAGTATTGTCAGAAGTTCAATATTCCGTTTGAGTACAATGCGATTGCGCAGAAATGGGAATCAATCAAGTTGGAGGACTTGAAGCTAAAAGAAGGCGAGTTTGTTGCGGTAAACTCTTTATTTCGGTTTAGGAATCTTCTAGATGAGACGGTGGCAGTGCATAGCCCGAGAGATACGGTTTTGAAGCTGATAAGGAAGATAAAGCCAGACGTGTTCATCCCCGGGATCCTCAGCGGATCCTACAACGCGCCTTTCTTTGTCACGAGGTTTAGAGAAGTTCTGTTTCATTACTCATCTCTGTTTGACATGTGTGACACGAATCTAACACGGGAAGATCCAATGAGGGTTATGTTTGAGAAAGAGTTCTATGGGCGGGAGATCATGAACGTGGTGGCGTGTGAGGGGACGGAGAGAGTGGAGAGGCCAGAGAGTTATAAGCAGTGGCAGGCGAGGGCGATGAGAGCCGGGTTTAGACAGATTCCGCTGGAGAAGGAACTAGTTCAGAAACTGAAGTTGATGGTGGAAAGTGGATACAAACCCAAAGAGTTTGATGTTGATCAAGATTGTCACTGGTTGCTTCAGGGCTGGAAAGGTAGAATTGTATACGGTTCATCTATTTGGGTTCCTTTGTAG